In the Gemmatimonadota bacterium genome, CAACTCGCGGCGCTGGAACGTGTCCGCGGTCACGGGGAAGTCGGAGCTGATCCCGCCCGAGCCGGTGTCGATGTCGAGGTCCGCGGATGCGTCGTCCGGGAGCGCGAGCGTCACGCCGCCCGAGCCGGTGTCGATCCCCGAGCGCCGTGGCACCTTGGCGAGGTCGAGGCGCACGCCGCCGGACCCGGTGTCCACCAGCAGGTCGTCGGTGCTCAGCCGCTCGGCGCGAACGGAACCGGAGCCCACGTCCACGGAGAACCGGGCGGCCTCGACGTCGCGCGCGTCCACCGAGCCAGAGCCCGCATCGACCTTCACGCTCGACATCCGAAGCCCCTCGAGCGTGGTCGATCCGCTCCCGGTGTCGATCTCGAGATCGCCCGACGCATCGGCCACGCGTACCGACCCGGACCCCGCATCGATGAACAGTCGCCCCTTCGTCCCGGTCGCACGGACGCTCGCGGAGTAGACATCGATGTCGAGGTCGCCGTTCACGTTCGTCGCCTCGATCCGGCCGGCGGCGAGATGGAGCTCGACGCGCTTGCCGGCCGGGACCTTCACCGCGAGGTCGGCGTGCGCCTCGAGTCCGGTACCCCGCGAGCGGATCACCGTGCGCCGCCCGCCATCGGCCCACTCGCCGCCGAAGGTCCCGTCCTCGCGGACGCGGAGGTTCGAGTTGTTCCTCCACCGCTCGTTGCGGTCGTCCTCGCGGTAGACGATCTCGGTCGCGGGATACCGCACGACGAGTTGCCCCCCGCGCAGCCGCACTTCGAGCTTCTCGGCGTCCGGCCCGCGCCGCGTGACCTCGACGACGACCTCGCTGCCGGACCCCGACTCGAGGCGGACCTGGCCTGCGAGGTTGAAGATCGACGCGGTGGTGCCGCTCAGGACATGACGTTCCTGGGCGCTGAGCGCGGCGGGGAGGAGCAGGGCAACGAGGGCGCGCAACGGGGATCGCATGGCAGGCTCGGGTGTGGGTCCGAAGGGCCGTACGGGCGTCGGTGCGCCCGGGGTTCACGCATTCGACAGGGCAAGCGCGCGCACGGTTTGGAGCGCCGCTACGTTTACCACCCGATGCTCACTGCTCTCGCCGCGCTCCAGGCCGTGCTGCTGCTGCTCCTCATGAGCCGCCTTGCGGGAGGCCGCACCCGCCGGCCGGCGGAGCGGCCTCTCCCCGACGGGATCGACGGTCCGCCACTCACGATCATCGTCGCGACGCTCAACGAGGCGGCCAGGATCGGGCCGTGCCTCGACGGGCTTCGCGCGCAGGGCCGTCCGGTCACAGAGATCCTCGTCGTGGACAGCGGCTCGACCGACGGGACCCGTGATATGGTGGAGGCCGCGGCGCGACTCGATCCGCGCATCCGCCTCGTCACCGATCCGCCGCTCCCCGCCGGCTGGATCGGGAAGGCCTGGGCCTTGCAGCACGGCACCACGCTCGCGACCACGCCCTGGGTGCTCGGCATGGACGCCGACACGCAGGCGGAGCCGGGGTGTGCCGCCGCCGTCCTGGAGGCGGCGCTCCGTGAAGGGTTCGACGCGGTGAGTTTCGCCCCGAGGTTCGACGGACAGTCGGCTGCCGAACGATGGCTGCAGCCGGCACTACTGGTCACGCTCATCTACCGCTCGGGGGCCGTCGGCGACCCGCGCGTGACCCCGGACCGCGTCATCGCCAATGGGCAGTGCTTCCTGCTCAAGCGTGAGGTCCTGCTGGCGCACGGCGGCTACGAGCCGGTGCGCGCCTCGTTCGCCGAGGATGTCAGTCTGGTCCGTCATCTTGCCGCCCGCGGCGCGTCGGTGGGATTCCTCGATGGCGCGTGGCTCTATCGGGTGCGGAGTTACCGCGGGGCGGGACAGATGTGGCGGGAGTGGGGGCGATCGCTCGACCTCAAGGACGCCACGTCGAAGGCGCGCCAGTTCCTCGACACCGCCTTCGTGGTCGCCGCGCAGGGGACGCAACTCCCCGCCGCGGCCCTCGTGGCCGCTGCCTGGCCTTCGCTGCCGCCCGGCGCCGCGCGCGCGGTGCTCGGCGCGAGCACCGCGGGGCTCGTCGTCATCCGCTGGCTCCTCCTGCTGGCCCTCGCCCCGAGCTATTCGCGCCGTGGTCTCACCTGGTGGCTCTCCCCGTTCGCGGACCCGTTGGCTACGCTGCGCTTGGTGATCTCCTCGGCGCGGCGGCCGACGCAGTGGCGGTCGCGGACGTACGGATGAAGGCTGAAGGAGGAAGGGAGGAATGGCGAACGGCGATGCGAGGCATGAGCCCCGCATCGCCGTTGCGCATACGGTCTTCCTCCTTCTACCTCCTGCCTGCCGTCCTCACACCTGCTTCACCTCGGCGACGAGCTTCGTCAGCGTCCCCTTCGCGTCGCCGAACAGCATCTGCGTCTTCGCGTTGTAGAACAGTTCGTTCTCGATCCCCGCGAAGCCGGCGCTCATCCCGCGCTTCATCACGATGATCCGCTTCGCGTGGTCCGCGTTGAGGATCGGCATGCCGAAGATCGGGGACGACGGGTCCGTTCGCGCCGCCGGGTTCACGACGTCATTCGCGCCGATCACCAGACACACGTCGGTCCGCTCGAACTCCGGGTTGATGTCGTCCATGTCGATGAGCTTGTCGTACGGGATGTTCGCCTCGGCGAGGAGCACGTTCATGTGGCCGGGCATGCGGCCCGCCACCGGGTGTACGGCGAACTTCATCGTGCCGCCACGCTTCTCGATGAGGTCCAT is a window encoding:
- a CDS encoding glycosyltransferase — translated: MLTALAALQAVLLLLLMSRLAGGRTRRPAERPLPDGIDGPPLTIIVATLNEAARIGPCLDGLRAQGRPVTEILVVDSGSTDGTRDMVEAAARLDPRIRLVTDPPLPAGWIGKAWALQHGTTLATTPWVLGMDADTQAEPGCAAAVLEAALREGFDAVSFAPRFDGQSAAERWLQPALLVTLIYRSGAVGDPRVTPDRVIANGQCFLLKREVLLAHGGYEPVRASFAEDVSLVRHLAARGASVGFLDGAWLYRVRSYRGAGQMWREWGRSLDLKDATSKARQFLDTAFVVAAQGTQLPAAALVAAAWPSLPPGAARAVLGASTAGLVVIRWLLLLALAPSYSRRGLTWWLSPFADPLATLRLVISSARRPTQWRSRTYG
- a CDS encoding DUF4097 family beta strand repeat protein gives rise to the protein MRSPLRALVALLLPAALSAQERHVLSGTTASIFNLAGQVRLESGSGSEVVVEVTRRGPDAEKLEVRLRGGQLVVRYPATEIVYREDDRNERWRNNSNLRVREDGTFGGEWADGGRRTVIRSRGTGLEAHADLAVKVPAGKRVELHLAAGRIEATNVNGDLDIDVYSASVRATGTKGRLFIDAGSGSVRVADASGDLEIDTGSGSTTLEGLRMSSVKVDAGSGSVDARDVEAARFSVDVGSGSVRAERLSTDDLLVDTGSGGVRLDLAKVPRRSGIDTGSGGVTLALPDDASADLDIDTGSGGISSDFPVTADTFQRRELRGRIGGGGPLIKVSTGSGGVTLRKR